The genomic DNA ATCTTTCATCATTTCACATTATTACCACAGCAATAAGTCGAAAACTACTGAACTGACGAACTACCGATGATCCAGGAAAAGACTATGTGTCAATGATAATTCAATAAGCAATTCGAAGAGCCCAAAAGATAGACTCTAAACTCTTTCGACGCTGGATGTTTTCCTGAAGATGAATATTGAAAAGTCGTGTGAGAACTCGTTGCCGGAGAAGGCCTTCATAATTTGCCCCACCTTCTCGATTGGGAATTCGAGCGTGAGAGCCTTTTCAATTTCCTCACGGTTTTTTGCTTTCCATTTCGTCCTTACAACCCTTTCTAAGAAGCCCTTTGATAAGAAGTATTCGGAAATCTCTTTTTGGAGGCTTTTCAGATCCCGACCGTATGAGAGCTCGAGGAAATCCGCATACTTGCCGGAAGAGTAATTGTTCTGAATATTGAAGAAATACCCGTCAGTCTTCAGTACCCTCTTGACTTCTTCGATCCCCTCTTCGCAACTCTCTGTGTATTTCATGGGCGGACCAAAGAAATACGCAAGTCTCGCGTGCACGATATCTGCCAGATCAGATTTCAAGGGTAGATCCTCAGCAAATCCCTTAACCACAGAGAAGTTCGATCTGAAGTCACGGGCTTGCCTTGAAATCAATTGTTTTAGCATTGCCGAATTCGGCTCCACGGCGTAAACCATAGAAGCAGTGCTTGCGTACATATGTGAGTGAAAGCCTGATCCTGCCCCAACATCGACAATTACACTGCCATCCAAATCGCAGAACTCTTCCATGACCTTCTCTATTTTCCTTTCCGGGTCGATCAATTCATTCTGAAGCTCGTACAACTCCGGGTTTGTTGAACCGGCGTAGAGGCAGAGATTTGGCATAT from Mesotoga infera includes the following:
- a CDS encoding class I SAM-dependent methyltransferase is translated as MPNLCLYAGSTNPELYELQNELIDPERKIEKVMEEFCDLDGSVIVDVGAGSGFHSHMYASTASMVYAVEPNSAMLKQLISRQARDFRSNFSVVKGFAEDLPLKSDLADIVHARLAYFFGPPMKYTESCEEGIEEVKRVLKTDGYFFNIQNNYSSGKYADFLELSYGRDLKSLQKEISEYFLSKGFLERVVRTKWKAKNREEIEKALTLEFPIEKVGQIMKAFSGNEFSHDFSIFIFRKTSSVERV